In the Podospora bellae-mahoneyi strain CBS 112042 chromosome 4, whole genome shotgun sequence genome, one interval contains:
- a CDS encoding hypothetical protein (EggNog:ENOG503NZ56; COG:O; MEROPS:MER0093133): MKPPTITTTLLSLLPFTLSHPSTPHPLIPPKVDLGPYNPSHTRRSSPHHGSGLFPQLLSHSSPSLGTFGQRYWYSTEWYSGPGAPIILFNPGEQDASNFDEAYLSNQRLPGRIAQAVGGAVVVVEHRYYGESSPFEELTEENLRHLTLENALRDMQYFAREWDVLKEAGDGTGNGGPAWVYTGGSYAGSLATWLSRLEEKEGEEGKERAFFAYYGSSAVVEAIGDFWQYFVPVLEAMPKNCTRDVERVVEFADEVLGGGTEGEKEGLKEKFGLGGLEDEDFAAELTWGLASLQTTQFYSEKNIGYSPFYRFCDYVEGMYPVDPNATVPGEDGVGLEKALEGYARYIKEDVVPGFCAKSGYPEWQDENSTLCLQNMNASSLAFTDLSVKNWGNRQWWWLLCNEPFEWWQSAPPLSSSYPRVISEYVTAEYWASLCPRFFPNTTYTLAEGKTAGDVNVRTGGWDLTSNLTRTMNTNGQYDPWRDATLSSTFRPGGVVTEMEKDGLQVRLVKGGTHCSDLVGLNWEANAELDGLVDGVVDQLAWWIGQYHSDAYDRMRNTTRK; this comes from the exons ATGAAACCCCCaactatcaccaccaccctcctctccctcctccccttcaccctctcccacccctccaccccccaccccctcatccctcccaaaGTCGACCTAGGCCCCtacaacccctcccacacccgccgctcctccccccaccacggCTCTGGCCTcttcccccagctcctctcccattcctccccctccctcggcaCATTCGGCCAACGATACTGGTACTCAACAGAATGGTACTCCGGCCCAGGCGCCCCaatcatcctcttcaaccccggCGAACAAGACGCCTCCAACTTTGACGAAGCCTACCTCTCCAACCAGCGGTTGCCAGGCCGCATAGCACAAGCCGTCGGGGGTgccgtcgtggtggtggaacaTCGCTATTACGGGGAGTCATCCCCCTTTGAAGAGCTAACAGAGGAGAACTTGCGGCATTTGACGCTGGAGAATGCGCTGAGGGATATGCAGTATTTTGCGAGGGAGTGGGATGTCCTGAAAGAGGCCGGGGATGGGACGGGGAACGGGGGGCCGGCGTGGGTTTATACTGGGGGGAGTTATGCGGGGAGTTTGGCGACTTGGCTGAGTAGATtggaggagaaagaaggggaggaggggaaggagagggcgtTTTTTGCTTATTATGGGAGTAGTGCTGTTGTGGAGGCTATTGGGGATTTTTGGCAGTATTTTGTTCCGGTTTTGGAGGCTATGCCGAAGAATTGTACGAGGGatgtggagagggtggtggagtttgcggatgaggttttggggggtgggacagagggggagaaggagggacTGAAGGAAaagtttgggttgggggggttggaggatgaggattttGCTGC GGAGTTGACTTGGGGTTTGGCGTCGTTGCAGACGACGCAGTTTTACTCGGAGAAGAATATAGGGTACTCGCCGTTTTATCGGTTTTGTGATTATGTCGAGGGGATGTATCCAGTGGACCCCAATGCAACCGTTCCTGGAGAGGACGGGGTTGGGCTTgagaaggcgttggaggggtaTGCGAGGTACATCAAGGAGGATGTCGTTCCTGGTT TCTGTGCCAAGTCCGGCTACCCTGAATGGCAAGATGAAAACAGCACCCTCTGCCTCCAAAACATGAACGCTTCCTCTCTGGCCTTCACCGACTTGTCAGTAAAGAACTGGGGAAACAGAcaatggtggtggcttcTCTGCAACGAACCGTTTGAGTGGTGGCAAAGCGCACCGCCACTGTCATCGTCCTACCCAAGAGTCATCTCCGAGTACGTAACAGCAGAGTACTGGGCTTCCCTGTGCCCGCGATTCTTTCCAAACACGACCTATACCTTGGCGGAAGGCAAGACAGCGGGCGATGTCAACGTCAGAACAGGTGGCTGGGACTTGACGTCGAACTTGACGAGAACGATGAATACAAATGGGCAGTATGATCCATGGAGGGATGCCACGCTGAGCAGCACGTTCCGACCTGGTGGTGTAGTGACCGAAATGGAAAAGGATGGGCTgcaggtgaggttggtgaaagGGGGGACTCACTGCAGCGACTTGGTTGGGCTGAACTGGGAAGCGAACGCCGAGCTGGATGGGTTAgtggatggggttgttgaccaGCTGGCATGGTGGATAGGGCAATATCACAGTGATGCCTACGACAGAATGAGAAACACGACGCGGAAATAA
- a CDS encoding hypothetical protein (EggNog:ENOG503P0QN; COG:S), whose amino-acid sequence MSEPSELTPVQAWDNIASFWDEAITPGGNKYFHRLQAPCLHRFLAKHLHRDARCLDLATGNGVVARWMLDRGAGWVLATDASGEMLEIAKRNFASGGCDPKRFTCHRTDVTSEQDMRALEEFHWHGRLFDVIVINMALMDIERLDVLAAALARLLNPGGVFVATVLHPVFFTSNAAKSISISFDPATGEQVTARSKVITEYLDVSPAKGIACPSQPVKQMYYHRPIHELLSIFLKDGKLVMDAIEEPAFTEDDFDERRVESSTNFTQLPALLAFRLKHRVDKVE is encoded by the exons ATGTCCGAACCCTCAGAGCTAACCCCAGTTCAAGCCTGGGACAACATTGCATCTTTTTGGGATGAAGCCATCACCCCTGGAGGCAACAAATACTTCCACCGTCTCCAGGCTCCCTGCCTCCACCGCTTTCTCGCTAAGCATCTTCACCGTGATGCGAGATGCTTAGACTTAGCGACTGGCAATGGAGTGGTTGCCCGCTGGATGCTTGATCGAGGAGCGGGCTGGGTCCTGGCGACAGATGCCAGCGGCGAAATGCTCGAAATCGCTAAGCGCAACTTTGCCTCCGGAGGGTGTGATCCCAAGAGGTTTACATGCCACAGAACCGACGTTACTTCAGAGCAGGATATGAGAGCCCTCGAAGAATTTCATTGGCACGGAAGACTCTTTGATGTCATTGTCATAAACATGGCTCTTATGGATATCGAAAGACTGGATGTTCTCGCAGCTGCCCTGGCCCGACTTCTTAATCCTGGTGGAGT ATTCGTCGCCACTGTTCTTCATCCCGTCTTTTTCACCTCCAACGCAGCCAAGTCGATCTCCATCTCATTCGACCCCGCCACCGGTGAGCAAGTGACGGCGCGGTCAAAAGTTATCACAGAGTATCTCGATGTTTCACCGGCAAAAGGAATTGCTTGCCCGAGTCAGCCAGTCAAACAGATGTACTACCATCGCCCCATTCATGAGCTTCTGTCTATCTTTCTCAAGGATGGGAAGCTTGTCATGGATGCAATCGAAGAGCCAGCTTTTACCGAAGATGATTTTGATGAGAGGAGAGTAGAGTCGAGCACAAACTTTACGCAGCTTCCAGCTCTACTGGCTTTTAGACTGAAGCATCGAGTTGACAAGGTTGAGTAG